One window of the Acaryochloris sp. CCMEE 5410 genome contains the following:
- a CDS encoding PAS domain S-box protein: MLTPNEELIASNEELQSTNEELHAVNEELYTVNNEHQSKILELTALSNDIDNLFRSTEIGVVFLDQSLQVRKFTPAANQIFQFLPTDVGRPIRNLAINVNYPSLLEVLSETARTGKVTEQEINTNDQHLLVRIHPYIDNDEEQQGVVMSIIDITATRKVQIELQSQRIKAKLAQDTLDVFQERYQQLYHETPVMMYSLDARGVVIAVSNFWLSKLGYPRNMILGATVDLFLNPESQERFEKLWPRFLESGLSIDVPMRIQTKSGEIIDVLQSMIAERDDLGEVSRCLVVSVDISQRKLAEAARLESEQRFRSMADHAPVMIWLTDTHGHCTYLNQEWLQFTGDSLEPALDKGWTEGIHPEDAEETAAAYQQALSERQPFRQEFRRCDRNGNYCWLLDTAKPRFLPTGEFAGMIGSCIDITLQKQAEQSLELSNLTLEADLAEKDASLHTIEGNLQESEARFYSLADNAPVLIWLSDAQGNCTYVNQTWEILTGQSLESQLDGGWLHTIHPEDRERVQSLFQESCAQQCPFEQEFLQARADGVYRWILATGVPRLAADQFAGLICSCMDISDIKHSQKRLEQAIQELQRSNQELEQFAYIASHDLREPLRKIQSFAELLQDDLSTKLDQDQSRYFGYIMSGAARMQCLIQDVLQYSRVGRNDQPLELIDLNHVLDIVQSDLSLSIEENQAVIEFDSLPSIYAHTVEMTQVFENLINNAIKFRSSTPPRIQISAEQQSESWTISVKDNGIGIPQDSFERIFTMFQRLHYPDQYPGTGIGLALCRKVIENYGGTLICRSTPGEGATFVIQLPLQPRVPILK; this comes from the coding sequence GTGCTTACGCCCAATGAGGAACTGATTGCCTCCAATGAAGAGTTACAGAGTACCAACGAAGAACTCCATGCGGTTAATGAAGAACTGTACACCGTCAATAACGAACATCAATCCAAAATTCTGGAATTGACGGCCCTGAGTAATGACATTGATAACCTGTTCCGCAGTACGGAAATTGGCGTGGTATTTCTCGATCAGAGCCTGCAGGTTAGGAAATTTACCCCGGCGGCAAATCAAATTTTTCAATTTCTACCCACGGATGTGGGACGTCCGATTCGAAATTTAGCCATCAATGTCAACTATCCCTCTTTGCTCGAAGTTTTATCGGAAACAGCGCGGACCGGCAAAGTCACCGAACAGGAAATTAACACCAATGACCAACATTTGCTGGTTCGGATCCATCCCTATATCGATAATGATGAGGAACAGCAGGGGGTAGTGATGTCGATTATTGATATTACGGCCACTCGCAAGGTCCAGATTGAACTCCAATCCCAACGGATTAAAGCCAAGCTGGCCCAGGACACCCTAGACGTTTTTCAAGAGCGCTATCAGCAGCTCTACCATGAAACCCCGGTGATGATGTACTCCTTGGATGCCCGAGGGGTCGTTATAGCAGTGAGTAATTTTTGGCTTTCGAAATTAGGCTATCCCCGCAACATGATTTTGGGGGCGACCGTGGATCTATTTCTCAATCCAGAATCCCAAGAGCGGTTTGAAAAGCTGTGGCCGCGTTTTCTAGAGTCTGGTTTAAGCATTGATGTGCCAATGCGGATTCAGACCAAATCCGGCGAGATCATTGATGTATTGCAATCGATGATTGCCGAGCGAGATGATCTAGGGGAGGTATCGCGATGTTTAGTGGTTTCGGTTGATATTAGCCAACGCAAACTGGCAGAAGCTGCGAGACTAGAGAGCGAACAGCGATTTCGCTCCATGGCAGACCATGCCCCTGTGATGATCTGGCTCACGGATACTCACGGACACTGTACTTATCTGAATCAAGAGTGGCTGCAGTTTACAGGGGATTCCCTAGAGCCAGCCCTAGATAAAGGTTGGACAGAGGGGATTCATCCCGAGGATGCAGAGGAAACGGCGGCAGCCTATCAGCAAGCCCTGTCAGAACGACAGCCCTTTCGCCAGGAGTTTCGACGGTGCGATCGCAATGGCAACTATTGTTGGCTCTTAGATACCGCCAAGCCTCGATTTCTACCCACAGGGGAATTTGCCGGCATGATTGGGTCTTGTATTGATATCACCCTACAGAAACAAGCCGAACAATCCTTAGAACTATCCAACCTCACTCTGGAAGCCGATTTAGCTGAAAAAGATGCCTCTTTACATACCATCGAAGGTAACTTGCAAGAAAGCGAAGCCCGATTTTACTCCCTAGCAGATAATGCTCCAGTGCTAATTTGGCTCAGCGATGCCCAAGGAAACTGTACCTACGTCAACCAAACCTGGGAGATTTTGACTGGCCAGTCCTTGGAATCCCAACTTGACGGAGGATGGCTGCATACGATTCATCCAGAAGATCGTGAACGAGTCCAATCCCTATTCCAAGAAAGTTGTGCTCAGCAATGTCCTTTTGAGCAGGAATTTCTACAAGCCAGAGCAGATGGCGTCTACCGTTGGATTTTGGCAACGGGAGTCCCGAGGCTAGCGGCCGATCAGTTTGCTGGCCTGATTTGTTCCTGTATGGACATTTCCGATATCAAGCATTCTCAGAAAAGATTAGAGCAAGCGATTCAAGAGCTACAACGTTCGAATCAGGAGCTAGAGCAGTTTGCCTATATCGCTTCCCACGATTTACGGGAGCCTCTCCGTAAAATCCAAAGTTTTGCAGAACTTTTACAAGACGATTTATCGACAAAGCTAGATCAAGATCAAAGCCGATACTTTGGGTACATCATGTCAGGGGCAGCGCGGATGCAATGTCTCATTCAAGATGTGCTGCAATACTCTCGGGTTGGGCGAAACGACCAACCCCTAGAGTTGATCGATCTAAACCACGTGCTCGACATTGTGCAATCGGATTTAAGTTTATCGATAGAAGAAAATCAGGCTGTTATCGAATTTGACTCACTCCCCTCGATTTATGCCCATACCGTAGAGATGACTCAAGTTTTTGAAAATCTAATCAATAATGCCATCAAGTTTCGCTCTTCTACTCCGCCTCGGATTCAGATCTCTGCAGAACAACAATCTGAATCTTGGACAATCTCCGTTAAGGATAATGGAATTGGGATTCCTCAAGACTCTTTTGAGCGCATTTTTACCATGTTCCAACGCTTACATTATCCTGATCAATATCCAGGAACAGGAATTGGTTTGGCATTGTGTCGCAAAGTTATCGAAAATTATGGGGGAACCTTGATATGCAGATCTACCCCAGGTGAAGGGGCAACTTTTGTCATCCAACTCCCCCTGCAGCCCAGGGTGCCGATATTGAAGTAG